A stretch of the Mycobacterium shigaense genome encodes the following:
- a CDS encoding alpha/beta fold hydrolase, whose translation MHIRTGYATSAAGPSDLKLYYEDMGDPADPPVLLIMGLGAQMLLWRTDFCQKLVDQGFRVIRYDNRDIGLSSKTELHTSGQPIVVRLLRSWAGLPSRAAYTLEDMAGDAAAVLDHLGIERAHIVGASMGGMIAQIVAARFAERTRSLGILFSSNNSAFLPPPAPRALLSLLIGPPPDSPRDVILDNAVRVSRIIGSPGYRIPAEQVRAEAAEGYDRNYYPQGIARQFGAILASGSLAHHDRRIVAPTVVIHGRSDKLMRPFGGRAIARAIGGARLVLFDGMGHDLPQQLWDPVVGVLTGNFAEAS comes from the coding sequence GTGCACATCCGCACCGGTTATGCGACGTCGGCCGCCGGGCCGAGCGACCTGAAGCTCTACTACGAGGACATGGGCGATCCCGCCGACCCGCCCGTGCTGCTCATCATGGGACTGGGCGCCCAAATGTTGCTGTGGCGCACCGATTTCTGCCAGAAGCTGGTCGACCAGGGCTTCCGCGTCATCCGCTACGACAACCGCGATATCGGCCTGTCCAGCAAAACCGAGCTGCACACCTCCGGGCAGCCGATCGTGGTGCGATTGCTCCGATCCTGGGCCGGGCTGCCCAGCCGCGCCGCCTACACACTGGAGGACATGGCCGGCGACGCCGCCGCGGTGCTGGACCACCTCGGCATCGAACGGGCCCACATCGTCGGCGCGTCGATGGGCGGCATGATCGCCCAGATCGTCGCCGCCCGATTCGCCGAGCGCACCAGGTCACTGGGAATTCTTTTCTCGAGCAACAATTCGGCATTCCTGCCGCCGCCGGCTCCCCGGGCGTTGCTGTCGCTGTTGATCGGGCCGCCGCCGGACTCCCCCCGCGACGTCATCCTGGACAACGCCGTGCGCGTCAGCCGGATCATCGGCAGCCCGGGCTACCGCATCCCCGCCGAGCAGGTCCGTGCCGAGGCGGCCGAGGGATACGACCGCAACTACTACCCGCAGGGCATCGCCCGGCAGTTCGGCGCCATCCTGGCCAGCGGCAGCCTCGCCCACCATGACCGCCGCATCGTCGCGCCGACGGTGGTGATCCATGGCCGATCCGACAAGTTGATGCGTCCCTTCGGGGGCCGCGCGATCGCGCGCGCGATCGGCGGTGCCCGATTGGTGTTATTCGACGGAATGGGCCATGATCTGCCACAGCAGCTGTGGGATCCGGTGGTGGGTGTTTTGACGGGCAACTTCGCCGAGGCCAGCTGA
- a CDS encoding ABC1 kinase family protein, with protein sequence MSSAKHREVAKLDRVPLPVEAARMAVTGWQVTRTAARVVSTLPSRGPLQQKVIRQLPQTFAELGPTYVKFGQIIASSPGAFGESLSREFRGLLDRVPPADTSEVHKLLVEELGGEPAELFATWDETPFASASIAQVHYATLHTGEDVVVKIQRPGIRRRVAADLQILKRFAQAVELAKLGRRLSAQDVVADFSDNLAEELNFRLEAQSMEAWVSHLQGSPLGRNIRVPQVFWDFTSDRVLTMERVHGIRIDNVAAIRKAGFDGTELVKALLFSLFEGGLRHGLFHGDLHAGNLYVDEAGRIVFFDFGIMGRIDPRTRWLLRELVYALLVKKDHAAAGKIVVLMGAVGAVKPEAQAAKDLEKFATPLTMQTLGDMSYADIGRQLSTLADAYDVKLPRELVLIGKQFLYVERYMKLLAPKWQLMSDPQLTGYFANFMVEVSREHDTDLEA encoded by the coding sequence ATGAGTTCCGCCAAACACCGCGAGGTGGCCAAGCTGGACCGGGTGCCGTTGCCGGTCGAAGCGGCCCGGATGGCCGTCACCGGTTGGCAGGTGACCCGCACCGCCGCTCGCGTCGTAAGCACGCTGCCGAGCAGGGGCCCGCTGCAGCAGAAAGTCATCAGGCAGCTCCCCCAGACCTTCGCCGAGCTGGGGCCCACGTACGTGAAGTTCGGGCAGATCATCGCCTCGAGTCCCGGCGCGTTCGGCGAGTCGCTGTCGCGCGAGTTCCGCGGTCTGCTCGACCGGGTGCCGCCGGCCGACACCAGCGAGGTGCACAAGCTGCTCGTCGAGGAGCTCGGCGGAGAGCCGGCGGAGCTGTTCGCCACGTGGGACGAGACGCCGTTCGCCTCGGCGTCCATCGCCCAGGTGCACTATGCCACCCTGCACACCGGCGAGGACGTCGTGGTCAAGATCCAGCGCCCGGGGATCCGCCGCCGCGTCGCTGCGGACCTGCAGATCCTCAAGCGCTTCGCCCAGGCCGTCGAGCTGGCCAAGCTGGGCCGCCGGCTGTCGGCACAAGACGTGGTTGCCGACTTCTCCGACAACCTGGCCGAGGAGCTGAACTTCCGGCTCGAGGCGCAGTCGATGGAGGCGTGGGTGTCACACCTGCAGGGCTCCCCGCTGGGCCGCAACATCCGGGTGCCGCAAGTGTTCTGGGACTTCACCAGCGACCGGGTGCTGACGATGGAGCGGGTGCACGGCATCCGCATCGACAACGTCGCCGCCATCCGCAAGGCAGGCTTCGACGGCACCGAGCTGGTCAAGGCGTTGCTGTTCTCGCTGTTCGAGGGCGGGCTGCGGCACGGGCTGTTCCACGGCGACCTGCACGCGGGCAACCTCTACGTCGACGAGGCGGGCCGCATCGTGTTCTTCGACTTCGGGATCATGGGCCGCATCGACCCGCGCACCCGTTGGCTGCTGCGCGAGCTCGTCTACGCCCTGCTGGTCAAGAAGGACCACGCCGCGGCCGGCAAGATCGTCGTGTTGATGGGCGCCGTCGGCGCGGTGAAGCCGGAGGCCCAGGCCGCCAAGGACCTGGAAAAGTTCGCCACCCCCCTGACCATGCAGACCCTCGGCGACATGTCGTACGCCGACATCGGCCGGCAGCTGTCGACGCTGGCCGATGCCTACGACGTCAAGCTCCCCCGCGAGCTGGTCTTGATCGGCAAGCAGTTCCTCTACGTCGAGCGGTACATGAAGCTGCTCGCACCGAAGTGGCAGCTGATGTCCGACCCACAATTGACGGGTTACTTCGCCAACTTCATGGTCGAGGTCAGCCGGGAGCACGACACCGACCTGGAGGCCTAG